From the genome of Capsicum annuum cultivar UCD-10X-F1 chromosome 4, UCD10Xv1.1, whole genome shotgun sequence:
CCTTCTTCATGTCATATGTATAATTttgattcttcacataatcttcattattgctgcttgtcatggttaaaaataaagtcTAAAATATTATGagttaaaagtaatttaaaaaatatcttatttttatttttaaagatgcaccAACAGGAATATTGAAATATGTTTAAAACTTCTCTCCACATATAGTTGGACAAaaaatcttcatcatcatcaaattGATTAGAACCGCTTTGAGTCTGTCTTTAATCTCATTTCATCAAACCATTGCATCTTTGAACCGTAAGCTCTGCTACcatttgttgggttcaaaattaagaggacgtcatgcggaagctattagttgcaaactataagacgataaatcagacgacaacgaaaataatattaaaaaacataaaattattatatgttttgaccaattgacctacatattataaaacctaatattttaaaaaacacaaaaactaatGGGAGAGAAAATTTTTTCCTAACCAAAAATCTTAAACGAgtatattgtggatgctattgtgttattatATGAGAAAGGCGAGTATTTATAAAgtttcaaaaccctttttttttttagaaagagttagccaaatataaaaaagttttatatttttctttttaaaaaaataaaaataattatgatataatttttatttttcttttaataaaattaaaattaaaatttaataagaaaatcaGCTAAAAATCCTAACACAAAATTCAGGTGTACCAAATAAAACGACAAAAGTTTGGGGTAATCAATACTTTTCTCTTAATAATACTACTCAGTTGAGGCTTGACCTTACAGCTACCAGGTGAGTTTTCCTGCATCtgcatgtttctctttttttcttattccttttttattcttattatttgtgttatttttcaGATTGTGTTGGTTGTTAATTTGAAAAGTATTTCTCCCACTGTTTCCTAAATATAGCTCAATGTAAATTCCCCAACACGCCAATACTCGCTACCTTGGTTTGTCGTTGGAAATTGATGGAATTCCAAGTTTAAACTGAAATAAACTTttaagtggtcggtttttgtgCAGATTCATGGATTTAGTAAGGCCATAAACATGGGGATCttcaaggagaagaaaaatgcATCTCCGCTAGCTACTTCACCTTGTGCTCAACTTAGAGAGGCTGACCATAATTGCTTCAACAGTTCAAAGAATCAAACTTTCTTTACCCCTTTTGCCTAATTTTTGTTGTGGGTCAAGAACAGATAGTTTTCTTTAGATTATTGAAAactccctccattttaatttgtttgtactactttattttttagtccgtttaaataAAAATGtctctaatatttttattaactatttgggatggagcagttacagcttgcCGTGGACATGAtactagataggaaggtatgttGAATGCGAATTAGGTTAGAAGGTTAGTGCGTGTGGGTGAGTCGTAGCCAATAGATAGGTGTTCTTTTGGGTAGCCTTGCTAGTAGTCATAGGACTTTGCACATAGGGTGGAGTCTCTAGTTAGGAGGATTGGGGGAGGTGGGTGCTTGCGGTTTGTTAATGTATAGTACTACTTTGTGGGTGCCTTGTTTCTGTTATTTCATCTACAccaggtatgttgttgttgtacttaaTTTCAAATATCTACTCAcatgttttactttcttaaatttttggtcaagtcaaaataagacaaataaattgaactAGCGAGTATATTGGTATAAGGGGAACATTTGTTATTTACCTAAAACCCTGAATCCTGATAGTGATGATGGGAATTTTCTGTAGGTGGTATTCTGACAAATTCTTGAAGGTGAAGTGGGATAAAGAAGAGTGTGTTATAGAGTGGAAGAAATACAGAGACTGTCTATCGGTGAGCTCTTCTTTGAATTCTAAGATCAATTTATGCTTCTTATTTATTCGTTTCTTAACttacttttttcattaaaaaaattcagCAACATCTGGATGATAAGCATTTAAGTAGATTCTTGGAAGCTGATGGAATTGTGGGTGGTGCTAATCACAATGATTCTAAGAGCTCTGCTGGTGTTCCCAAGTAGCACACAACTGAGCATCTTGATGTACCATGGTTATGGAAGGTGATTAAAGTAAAGCATAATTAGAATGTTCTTGTAATTGTATTTGATGTCAAGTTAGGCGACATGTAATCATCAAGGAAAAAGTACTTGAATCTTCCGCTAATTGAAAAGCTTTCTGAGTTTTGCATGTAAAAGTTTGAGTAGAACTAAGCAACCAATGAAAGATTGTTTTGCAATAGCAATGCTCCTACTGGAGATTTTAACACTTGATAgaattttaagttagagattgtTAGACTATGATTTTAGTTAAATCACTTGTGTTTTGTGATGTATAAAGTGTTCTTATTTGAACTTGTCTGCCCATTAGACCAGTTGCTTATAATTCCATCAAAATTCTTGTCGAATTTAAGAAGAAAACAGATAATGTTAAGTGACGATAGTTTGGATATGTAAATAGTGAGAAAAGAAAAGATGTTGGGAATGAATTATTTGGTTATTCAGAGAGACGTGAATAGAGAGCAGTTTCGGGTCAGCCGAAGGCATTTTCGGAATTCAATATGCGGATAAATCTGTCATTGTAATGATTTATTACATTATCTTGGAAACTTAGTACATGGATCTAGACAAAAGATACCCATTTAGACTTGGTGGTTGGTGATGTAGTTCACTTATCTATCGGGGATCTGGTTCCCGCAGATGGAATATTAATAACCGGATACAACTTGCTAATCGATCAATCAAGCATGTCTGGTGAGAGTGCACCAATTAGCATATATGAAGGAAGACCGTTTCTTCTATCTGGAACCAAAGTGCAAGATGGTTCGGCTAAGATGTTAGTAACAACTGTTGGAATGAAAACTGAATGGGGTAAGCTGATGGATAGATTAGCAGACACGGTAGAAGACGAGACGCCACTGCAAGTTGAGTTGTCTTGCTACCATTATTGGGAAGATCGGCTGGCATTTGTTCTGTTGACATTTATAGTCCTGACTGTCGGAGTTCTGGTAGAGAAAGTACTTCTCCATGAGCTCATGAAATGGTCCTCCAGCTATGCAATGACTCTTCTGAATTACCTTGTGACAGCAGTAACTATAATTGTTGTTGCGGTTCCAGAAGGACTGCTGCTAGCAGTGGCATTGAGTCTTGCATTTGCAATGAAAAGCTAGTGGATAACAAGGCATTGGTGAGACATCTTTCTTCATGTGAGACAGTAGGGTCAGCTATTTGCTATTTGCATCTGCACAGACAAGACAGGAACACTAAGAACAAACCATATGGTAGTTAATAAGATATGGATTTGTGAAAAAACTGAAAAGGTAGAAACTGATGCATGTGGGGATGCAATTACTTTGAATATACGTGAAAACTAATTGTCACTGCTTCTGCAGGCAATATTTCAACATACAGGAGCAGAGGTTGCTAGGGATAAGCCGCGGAAAGAAATCTATTCTTGGTACACCAACAGAATCAGAAATATTAGAATATGGATTGCTTCTTGGAGGTGATATTGATAAGAAAAGAAGGGACTGTATACTGCTGAAGGTTGAGCCTTTTAATTCAGAAAAGAAAAACATGTCTGTGCTTATTGCTCTCCCAGATGGAACAACCGAGCTTTTTGCAAGGGTGCAGCTGAGATACTCCCTAAAATGTGTGACAGGTTTATTGATCTCAATGGTGAAATTGTTCATTTGACAGAAAATCAGTCGAGAAATATCGTGGATGTCATAAATGAATTCACCAGCAAAGCGTTGCGTACTCTTTGCTTGGCCTGCAAAGACATTGAGAATGGTTATGAAAAAAATAGCCTGATAGTGGCTACACATTGATTGCTGTGGTCGGGATTAAAGATCCAGTTTGCCCTGGGGTAAAGAATGCAGTGAAAACTTGTTTAGCTGCTGGAATTACTGTGCGAATGGTGACTGGTGACAATATTAAGACAGCTAAAACTATTGCTAAAGAATGTGGGATACTAACTACTGATGGTTTGGCCATTCACGGTCCAGAATTTCTCAACAAAACTCCTGACGAAATGAGGCATATAATTCCTAGAGTTAAGGTATGCTCTTGCTTGTTTGATCTCGCCTTGCGGATTCATGTGGTGTACACGAATTGTTCGGAAATGCTACAATAATGAATGCAGGGGAGCACTTGATCATCAACAATGGACAAGCTTGTGTTGGTAAATAATCTAAGAGGTATGTTTAAAGAGATTGTTGCAGTTACTGGTGATGGCACAGATGACGCTCCAGCTCTCCACGAGGCAGATATTGGATTTGCCATAGGTATTGCAGGAGCAGAGGTTTGTAAATTGCTTCTGTCATATGTTAATCTTCTTTCTGTCATATGTTAATCTTCTTTTTTCTCGTATTACAACTTACCGATGATTATTGTAGCACCAAGAGCTCCAATGTGGAGGCCAGGATTTTGTgctgatttttcttttctttgtttttcctaTATCAAATCCTTATAAGCATTGGCATTTATTACATCACCTTATACTGtttttcttggaaaatatatTAACAAATAGATTAACTTCCAACTTATAAGCAATAGAGGTTCAAAAAGAAAATCTAACATATGCAGATTGAGATGACATTGATTGTCGTTCTACAgaatacaaagaagaagaaatcagTTGTTTGAGGGTAAAAAATATTCTGCTTGTTTATTCATTCATATTtgagaatataaatagacaaaagactcctattctatttctaactaggaaattgataaaatcctattctatcttcaactaggatactaataaaatcctattctatcTCAACTAAATAACTGCATTtcagaaataaaattactaaactaaaaagaaaaataacaacaaataactcaatacttcaacactcctccttgagatGTTTGCTGGTAACTCCAAGTTGTTCTCGAAGAGTTTCAAATCTGAATTTGGGAAGAGCTTTGGTAAACATATCAGCGAGCTTCAATCTCTCCTTGGTCTCAGCAATTTCATTGAACATCTCAATACATTTCTTTACAAGGTTCTTCCTAATCACCTTGAGAATGTTGTTCTGTTGTAGCATCTCACGAGAGATGTTGAGATGTTGAGAGGCACATCATCAGAGTCCACAACTCCCTTCACAAATCTAAGGTACTCGGGCATAAGCTCCTCACAGTTATCCATAATGAACACCCTCCAGACATATAACTTGATGTTGTTCATCTTTTTTCGAGCTTCAGATTCTAACATAACATCTTgcttcaagaaaacaacaagCTCCTCATCTTCAGAAGCCTCGGCAGAAGTTGCAACAATATTTTTTGTACTGTGGAGGTATTTAGCCCTTGAATATTTAGTCCAGAATTCTTTTCCTGACATCTTTCCAGGAACAAAGTTTAAATATGCTTGGCAGACAACTGGTTTCTAGCAAAAATCTGATGAATAACCTCTGGAGTCAATTTAAATGTAACTCTGTTCGCCTGACCATCGGATAATGGTTTTACACACCACATGTCATTTTTTAAAGCTACTTGCTATTTTGGCTTCTTGTTTTCAGTTTGCTCCAGCAACCTCTTCCTAGCAACCAAAAATTTAGCCTCTAATAGAGTACCTCCAATGACCAATTTCCTGTGGAGTTTCTGCAGTAACTTAATCTGATGCTCCATTTCTATTGCAGTGAGTTGCTCATCATGGGGAACATCAGGTTTTTCGGAAGTAGATTTCCCTACTCCCCCACAAGCTGCAATTGCTGAGGCAACAAAGTCCCGACACTGGTCACAGTCACGGAAGCTATCAAACTCGAAAAGATAATTTTCCCCCTGATCTTGTGTAATCTTAAGTAGAGCCTGCTTACTTGAACTCTCATCGTCTTTCTTGGGCTCATAATCTTCATCATTACTAATTTCTTTCTCAGTAGTCTTCTCAGCCTAGAGGTAAATTGGATAGCTAATGAATTCAGAGTGCTTCTTTACGAGGTCCTTGATTCTCCGTTCTTCCAAGctaagttactcggactcttcaaaaatgtcttcGGGTGcttgtcggatcctccaaaaatagtgtatttttgaaggatccgacacgggtgtggcaacatttttggagagtccgagcaacttagcttcCAAGTACTCCAGCTGGTCTTCCTTGAGCAAGAGAGTTATCTTTGTTCCTCTGCCCAATTGCTCAACATTTACATCCCTCATAACAGTGAATGAACCACCTGCTTGTGATTCTCAGATATACTGTTCGTCATCGTTGTGCTTGGTGGTCACAATAACCTGCTCACATTGACTACTTGACAAACTTGCTCAGAATTTGAGTtccaattcaaagaaaaacttctttttatcatttcaacCGTAATCACTTCTTGGCCGCTAGATTCGGAAACAACACATTTTTTATCTTTGAACAGTAACATATAATCTTGTTATAGCATTTGACCAGCACTCAATAGATTTTGGTCAAGATCAGGTACCAATAAaacatcttgaataaatttagtaCCTTTGGGAGTTTCAATTGCCACAATTCCTTTACCAACAATCTCCAACTTAGTTTTATCGACAAACTTGACACTACCTTTGGCAGATTCCAacttcataaaatattcttgtttgctgGTCATGTGTTGAGTGCAACCACTGTCCAGAAACCATGTGTTTTCATCATTCAATCTTGTTGCCATCGCCGTAAACACAAACTCCTTCTGTTCTTCAACTTCCGAAGCGTTGGTTTTTGAGTTTGTTGGTTGTTCTCCTTCTTCACTCTGCAAAACTTTTCAATATGTCCAAGCTTATTGCAATATCTACACTGAAGAGGTAGTTTCTTCCCCTTAAACCAACAATCATCCTCTTTATGATTGTTTTTTCTGCAATACTTGCATGGAGGAAAGTTTTCTCTCTTCTTGACTCCATTGCGAGAATCGCCTTGATTATTTCTACTAGAATTAGTAGAAGTTTCTGGGATTTTACCTTCCTCTTGCTTTTGCATCTTCCCTTTGAACTTGGCTTGAAGAGCAGTTTTAGTAGCTTCTTCTAGCCTCAAGGATCTTCTTTGCTCTCGAGCTTGAAGAGCATGTACAAGTTCTGAAGGTGACAGTTTTGTGAGATCTTTCGAATCTTCGAGTGAGGAGATCTTTGCTTCAAATCTTTTCGGCAAACTCACAAGAACCTTTTCCACGATTCTTGAATCTGTAAGCTCTTCTCCCATAAGTCTGATTTGGTTTACAACCTTCATCAACTTGTTGGAGAATTCTTCATTAGTTTCTGAATCCTTCACTCTGAGAATTTCAAACTCCCTTCTCAGATTTATCACTTTCATTTCTCGGATCTTGTAACTTCCGTGAAATTCTTCTTTCAACTTGTCTCAAGCCTCCTTTGCAGTCTCACTCACCATAACTCTAGCGAAAATTACTTCTAAAAGTGCTGATTTTATGCAAGAGAGGGCTTTAAAGTTTTTTGGAACCTCTTCTCTGTGATTCTTAATTTGCGACATAGTTGGTTTATTTGGCAAAGGATTTACCTCTCCACCAACCTCTACCACTCATCTTAAGAGCCCAAATTGGATAATTCTGACCAGAAAAAATTGGGGGTGAAGGAATTGGGAAATTGCTAGAAGCCATAACAATATTGACTTTTATGCAGGGTTATTTTTAGGGGTCTTCTCTCTCacagatccctcaagaaattcgttcttgataccaattgttgttcTACAGAATACAGAGAAGAAGAAAACAGTCGTTTGAGGGTAAAAAATATTCTACTTGTTTATTCATTCACATCtgagaatataaatagacaaaagaCTCCTACTCTATTTCTAATTAGGAAATTAATAAGATCCTATTCTATCTTCAACTAGGATactaataaaatcctattctatctcaactaaataactgaatttcagaaataaaattgctaaggtaaaaagaaaaataataacaaataactcaatacttcaaCATTGATGCATGTATCTTTTTCGTTTTGTGGATGAACATTTACGTGCATGTACTGTGGAAGACCATTCAGCTCCACCATGCACTATTCAACAGCCTCTATgcattttagattttttagtcATTTCCTTGGAAGACCCCTTAATATAGACAATTTTAAGCTGTTCCTGACATCTCTTATTCTTAAATACATTATCAGGTTGTTAAAGAAAGCGCTGATATTATAGTACTTGATGACAACTTTAGCACAATTGTCAATGTGACTAAATGGGGTCGTtctgtatatataaatattcaaatgtTGCTGCATTTCCAGCTGACAGTCTGTGTTGTGGCTCAGATGatcaattttatcttcaaaatccACATGCATTTGAGGTATTCAATGTTCTGTAAGGGTTCTTCATTTGTTTTTCTGTTAGTGATCAGTATGTGCCATTGAGAAAAAGTGAGAACTGATATTTATCTGTTGCTATAATATTGCTATAATATAACAGTATCCACTTTTTTTACCGCGGTTCAGCTGCTGTGAGTCAACCTTATTATGAACATTTCAGGTGCAATTGCCCTGGCCACTAAACCACCTCATGAAGGACTAATGAGCAGGCCTCCTGTTGGAACGGAAGTGAGGCTGATTTCCAAGACGATGTGGAGAAATATAATCGGACAAAGTATCTTCCAACTagctttacttttagtttttgacTTCACTGCAAATCAGATTCTGAGGCTCGAAGGTTCAGACACCACAATAGCTCTCAATACTTTCGTTTTCAACATATTTGTGTTCCGTCAGGCACTCACTGTAAGCTTTATTGCAGTATATGATGCATTTGCTGATGCCTTCTTGCTGTGGAACTCATTCTGAATCCTGAACCAAACTGTCCTTGAAATTGGATATGTATTATTGTTACTGAGATACTTTAATGAAGAGGTAATCATTTTTTCCCGAGGTTGGTTTGATACTGGACTTCAATGAAATAAACTGCCGTGACATGGAGAAGATAAATGAAGAGTGGGCGACCAAAATAGGCCcctaattatttaaaatatcaaaatatgccaTGCAtttaaaatgacaccaaaatagcCTTAACTCACTTTTTATTTGAGTTACATCTTTTCTGCTAACAGAAAGACGCAGTTTTATAAAAAGTgtaaaactcattttttttttgagttatccaaaaaaaaaaaaagttatatttatGAATAGTGTAAGACTCACAAAATAGtgagttttttttcttatttttataaacaccACATATTATgtgagttatatatttatataaagatAACTTTTATTAAAAGCGTATAACTCACAATAAAAAGGAATATTATGtgagttatatatttatttttataattttgtatgAGTTTTTTTATAAAACTCAAATATTATGTGagctttctatttttcttttctaatttttattttgtaaaactcACATATCTATCATATAAAACTCACCAATTGTGtgagttattcaaatataaaataagtaactCACTATTTAAATGAGTTATCCATCTTTAGaagatttcattttttatgtgtgtttacatctaaaaaataatttagatgttCCAGCATTGTCCATCCATCCAAGCCTCTGCGTGACACGAATAATgatgaattatttaaaaataattataattatagtcAATCATCTTAGCTTGGATGGATGAACAATGCTGaaacatttaaattattttctagatgtacacacatataaaaataaaatcttctaaAGATGAATAATTCACTTAAATAGtgagtttattttatatttgaataactcaCATAATTAATGAATTTTATATGATAGATATGagagttttataaaataaaattagaaaagaaaaatagaaagctCACATAATATAtgagttttataaaataaaaatagataactcacataaaattataaaaatacatatataactcACATAATGTGTGAGttttatagaaataaataaatcctTTTTCTGTGAGTTTCACTTTTCTATAAAAGTTATAAAGGATGACTCACTATTCTTGTAAGTCTCACACTTTTTATAAATATAACTCACTTCTTTTGTGAGTAAGTTTTAcactttttatgaaatttaactCGGTCATCCAACTTTTCGTTACCAGAAAAGgtataactcacaaaaaagtgAGTTAAGcctattttgatgttattttaaatacattaacatattttggtgttttaaatAAGTTGGTGATCTATTTTGGTTACCTTCTAAATAAATGTTTTTCGTCGCGTTTTTGAAAGCTGGATATTTCTAGGTGTAATAATTTCCAACGTCATTTTCCAAGTTGTCATCGATGAGTTTTTAGACATATTTGCAAGTACTACACAACTGGAACTATGGCTGCTCAACGTCTTAAT
Proteins encoded in this window:
- the LOC124897945 gene encoding putative calcium-transporting ATPase 11, plasma membrane-type, which encodes MSRPPVGTEVRLISKTMWRNIIGQSIFQLALLLVFDFTANQILRLEGSDTTIALNTFVFNIFVFRQALTVSFIAVYDAFADAFLLWIFLGVIISNVIFQVVIDEFLDIFASTTQLELWLLNVLIGDGSLLVAVILKLIPVEKKNTNHHYGYNLLLNGPELA
- the LOC107868104 gene encoding putative calcium-transporting ATPase 11, plasma membrane-type, translated to MVMEDGILITGYNLLIDQSSMSGESAPISIYEGRPFLLSGTKVQDGSAKMLVTTVGMKTEWGKLMDRLADTVEDETPLQVELSCYHYWEDRLAFVLLTFIVLTVGVLVEKVLLHELMKWSSSYAMTLLNYLVTAVTIIVVAVPEGLLLAVALSLAFAMKS